A genomic segment from Nitrospira sp. encodes:
- a CDS encoding Acetyl-coenzyme A carboxyl transferase alpha chain yields the protein MRDYLDFEKPIRELEEKIEKLASAESPKSGTQEELRKLRTKLAQVEHELYNGLTPWQRTQLARHPQRPTTLDYINDLCREFLELHGDRGFGDDRAIVAGFARFNDRSVMIIGHQKGKTLKERMQRNFGMPNPEGYRKALRLMRLAEKFGRPIITFIDTPGAYPGIGAEERGQAEAIARNLFVMSRLTVPIISVVIGEGGSGGALALGVSDRILMLEHSVYSVISPEGCAAILYDDPAKVPDAAASLKMTAQDLVGLGIVDEVIPEPLGGAHRDARAISDRVAKALANHLYGLADLPTDQLLAQRDHKFRKMGVVSGLVPA from the coding sequence ATGAGAGACTACCTCGACTTTGAAAAGCCGATCCGCGAACTCGAAGAAAAAATCGAGAAACTCGCCTCCGCCGAATCGCCCAAGTCCGGCACCCAGGAAGAACTCCGCAAGTTGCGGACGAAACTCGCCCAGGTCGAACATGAACTATACAACGGCCTGACACCCTGGCAACGGACCCAGTTGGCCCGCCACCCCCAACGCCCGACGACGCTCGACTACATCAACGACCTCTGCCGCGAATTCCTCGAACTGCACGGCGACCGCGGCTTCGGCGACGACCGCGCGATCGTGGCGGGGTTCGCCCGATTCAACGACCGGTCGGTGATGATCATCGGGCACCAGAAGGGCAAGACGCTCAAGGAACGCATGCAGCGGAACTTCGGCATGCCCAATCCCGAAGGCTATCGCAAGGCTTTGCGGCTGATGCGGCTGGCGGAAAAATTCGGGCGGCCGATCATCACCTTCATCGACACCCCCGGCGCCTATCCCGGCATCGGTGCGGAAGAGCGCGGGCAAGCCGAGGCGATCGCCAGAAACCTGTTCGTCATGTCACGGCTGACCGTGCCCATCATTTCCGTCGTGATCGGAGAAGGAGGCAGCGGCGGCGCCCTGGCGCTGGGCGTGAGCGACCGTATTCTGATGCTGGAACATTCCGTCTACTCGGTCATTTCTCCCGAAGGCTGTGCCGCGATTCTGTACGACGACCCGGCCAAGGTGCCGGACGCGGCGGCCTCGCTGAAGATGACCGCGCAGGATCTCGTCGGCCTCGGCATCGTCGATGAAGTCATTCCCGAGCCGCTCGGCGGCGCCCATCGTGACGCCAGAGCGATTTCAGACCGTGTCGCCAAGGCACTGGCCAATCACCTCTACGGTCTCGCCGACCTTCCCACCGATCAACTCCTCGCTCAACGGGATCACAAGTTCCGCAAGATGGGCGTGGTGAGCGGCCTCGTGCCGGCCTAA
- a CDS encoding DNA polymerase III alpha subunit — translation MGCTHLETNQTTLPPLFDFTFPPHYNSPVASQFVHLHLHTQYSLLDGANQIEPLMQQVKAFDQPAVAMTDHGNMFGAVEFYRKAKEAGVKPIIGCEAYMAPGSRLEKNSHLAHNDYYHLILLATNLKGYQNLIKLVSKAYLEGFYYKPRMDKELLQQHHDGLIALSGCLSGEVAYLIGQQDVAGATKAAGEYREIFGKDNYYLELQANGLEHQRIANDGLLEIHKKLDIPLAGTNDCHYLKKEDSRPHDLMLCLQTGKTINDPNRMKFDTDQLYVKSTEQALIEFNEMPTAVSNTVKIAEACTLDLALNKTYLPQFKVPDELTRETYVEQLAKDGLTARLKERPSAIPELAYQVRLKEELAVICSMGFAGYFLIVWDIIKFARSRGIPVGPGRGSAAGSLVAYALRITDLDPLVYSLLFERFLNPERVSLPDIDMDFCMDRRDEVINYVIHKYGDDHVAQIITFGTMKAKAAIRDVGRVLEMPYAEVDRIAKLVPDDLKMTLDKALEQEPRLKELVEKDAKVKELMSVAQSLEGLARHASTHAAGVVISDQPLTEHVPLYKGPKDEIVTQYSMGDVEKIGLVKFDFLGLKTLTMIQRAETLVNEGHPDRPPLRVEQLPFDDPDTFALLSSGKTTGVFQLESSGMRDLLTGLKPDRFEDIIAIIALYRPGPMDLIPDFIKRKQGKVPIAYEMPELEPILKDTYGVIVYQEQVMAIANRVAGFSLGQADILRRAMGKKKPEEMEKLRVQFIEGAKGNKIPEKKADKLYELIQKFAGYGFNKSHAAAYAVVCYQTAYLKAHYPTEFMAALMTSDMGNADKIVGYFTECRGLGIPVLPPDVNQSQKHFAVVAGGIRFGLAAIKNVGEGAVESVIDERNRSGPFRSFFDLFRRVDLHKLNKRMMEGLIKAGAFDSMGGRRSQYMAVLDQAMEEGTSLQKERALGQTSIFGDEESGLPQALHDPALPDVSEWSQGEMLKYERELTGFYISAHPLARYEAAIRLFATTTTVQIPDVSDGREVKLCGIITAVKSMLTKKGDRMAYVTLEDLHGMVEVIAFPDLYRDHAEMIVPERVVRLTGTVDRGDKGTKLRGTKIEPLAELQSTAISRVMIRLNDSPTTSTRLPMLRQVFQKYPGSSSVSLVMALGGTLEAQTSPLPNVKITPSEHFVADIEEVLGKGAITLIT, via the coding sequence GTGGGATGCACGCACTTGGAGACTAACCAGACCACCCTCCCCCCTCTGTTTGACTTCACATTTCCCCCTCACTACAATTCGCCCGTGGCCTCGCAATTCGTCCATCTCCACCTCCATACCCAATACAGCCTGCTCGACGGCGCGAACCAGATCGAACCCTTGATGCAGCAGGTGAAGGCCTTCGACCAGCCGGCCGTCGCGATGACCGACCACGGCAACATGTTCGGCGCGGTGGAGTTCTATCGCAAGGCGAAGGAGGCGGGCGTCAAACCCATCATCGGGTGCGAAGCCTACATGGCCCCGGGCAGCCGGCTGGAAAAAAATTCACACCTCGCGCACAACGACTACTACCACCTGATCCTGCTCGCCACAAACCTCAAGGGATACCAGAACCTCATCAAACTCGTGAGCAAAGCTTATCTTGAAGGGTTCTACTATAAACCTCGGATGGATAAGGAATTATTGCAACAGCACCATGACGGACTGATCGCTCTATCAGGCTGTCTCAGCGGCGAGGTCGCCTACCTGATCGGACAGCAGGATGTGGCCGGCGCGACCAAGGCCGCAGGTGAATATCGCGAGATCTTCGGGAAGGACAATTATTATCTCGAGCTTCAAGCCAACGGCCTGGAGCACCAGCGCATCGCCAACGACGGTCTACTCGAGATCCATAAGAAACTCGACATCCCGCTCGCCGGCACCAACGATTGCCACTACCTCAAGAAGGAAGATTCCCGGCCACACGACCTCATGCTCTGCCTGCAGACCGGCAAGACGATCAACGATCCCAATCGGATGAAGTTCGATACGGATCAACTCTACGTCAAATCGACGGAACAGGCACTGATCGAGTTCAACGAAATGCCGACGGCGGTTTCCAACACAGTCAAGATCGCCGAAGCCTGCACGCTCGACCTGGCGCTCAACAAAACCTACCTGCCGCAGTTCAAGGTGCCGGATGAGCTCACGCGCGAAACCTATGTGGAGCAACTGGCAAAGGACGGGTTGACGGCGCGTCTCAAGGAACGGCCGAGTGCCATCCCTGAGCTGGCCTATCAGGTGCGGCTGAAGGAAGAACTCGCGGTCATTTGCTCGATGGGGTTCGCCGGCTACTTTCTCATCGTGTGGGACATCATCAAGTTCGCGCGCTCGCGCGGCATTCCCGTAGGGCCGGGACGAGGCTCCGCCGCCGGCAGTCTAGTCGCCTATGCCCTGCGCATCACCGACCTCGATCCATTGGTCTATTCGTTGTTGTTCGAGCGCTTCTTGAACCCCGAGCGCGTGTCCCTCCCGGACATCGACATGGACTTCTGCATGGACCGAAGGGACGAGGTCATCAACTATGTGATCCATAAATACGGTGACGATCACGTCGCCCAGATCATCACGTTCGGGACCATGAAGGCCAAGGCGGCGATCCGCGATGTCGGCCGCGTGCTCGAAATGCCCTACGCCGAGGTGGACCGGATTGCGAAGCTGGTGCCGGACGATTTGAAGATGACGCTCGACAAGGCGCTCGAACAGGAACCACGCCTCAAGGAACTGGTCGAGAAAGATGCGAAGGTGAAGGAACTCATGTCGGTGGCGCAGTCACTCGAAGGCCTCGCGCGCCACGCCTCGACCCACGCGGCAGGCGTCGTCATCTCGGACCAGCCGCTCACCGAACATGTGCCCCTGTACAAGGGCCCCAAGGACGAAATCGTCACGCAATATTCCATGGGGGATGTCGAAAAAATCGGGCTGGTCAAATTCGACTTCCTCGGCTTGAAGACCCTCACGATGATCCAGCGCGCGGAGACCTTGGTGAACGAGGGCCATCCCGATCGCCCGCCCCTGCGTGTGGAACAACTGCCCTTCGACGATCCCGATACGTTTGCCCTCCTCTCCTCCGGCAAAACCACCGGTGTGTTTCAGCTGGAAAGCTCCGGGATGCGTGACCTGCTTACGGGCCTGAAGCCGGACCGATTCGAGGACATCATCGCCATCATCGCGCTCTATCGTCCAGGCCCGATGGACCTGATCCCAGACTTCATCAAGCGCAAGCAAGGCAAGGTGCCGATCGCCTACGAGATGCCGGAACTTGAACCGATCCTGAAGGACACGTACGGGGTCATCGTCTACCAGGAACAGGTCATGGCCATCGCCAACAGGGTGGCCGGATTCTCGCTCGGACAAGCGGATATCCTTCGCCGCGCCATGGGCAAGAAGAAGCCGGAGGAGATGGAAAAGCTCCGGGTGCAGTTCATCGAGGGCGCCAAGGGCAACAAGATCCCGGAGAAAAAAGCGGACAAGCTCTACGAGTTGATCCAAAAGTTCGCCGGCTACGGCTTCAACAAGTCCCACGCGGCGGCCTATGCGGTGGTCTGTTACCAGACGGCCTACCTCAAGGCCCATTACCCGACCGAGTTCATGGCGGCACTGATGACGAGCGACATGGGCAACGCCGACAAGATCGTGGGCTACTTCACCGAATGCCGCGGGCTCGGCATTCCTGTGCTGCCGCCGGACGTGAATCAGAGCCAGAAACACTTTGCCGTGGTGGCCGGCGGTATCCGGTTCGGACTCGCGGCGATCAAAAATGTGGGCGAAGGCGCGGTCGAATCCGTCATCGACGAACGCAACAGAAGCGGACCCTTCCGCTCGTTCTTCGATCTCTTCCGACGGGTCGATCTGCACAAGCTGAACAAACGGATGATGGAAGGGCTGATCAAGGCCGGCGCCTTCGATTCCATGGGCGGGCGGCGCTCGCAGTACATGGCCGTACTCGACCAGGCAATGGAGGAAGGCACGAGCCTTCAAAAGGAACGAGCCCTCGGCCAAACCAGCATCTTCGGCGACGAAGAGAGCGGCCTCCCGCAGGCGCTCCATGACCCGGCCCTGCCCGATGTTTCCGAGTGGAGTCAGGGCGAGATGTTGAAATACGAACGCGAGCTGACCGGCTTCTACATCAGCGCCCATCCCCTGGCGCGCTACGAGGCGGCCATCCGGTTGTTCGCCACCACGACGACCGTGCAGATCCCGGACGTGTCGGACGGACGCGAGGTCAAACTCTGCGGCATCATCACCGCCGTGAAGTCGATGCTCACGAAAAAGGGCGACCGCATGGCCTACGTGACGCTGGAGGATTTACATGGCATGGTAGAAGTGATAGCCTTCCCCGACCTCTATCGTGACCACGCCGAAATGATCGTACCGGAACGGGTCGTACGGTTGACGGGTACCGTGGATCGCGGAGACAAGGGCACCAAGTTGCGCGGGACCAAAATCGAACCCTTGGCCGAATTGCAGAGCACGGCGATCTCGCGGGTGATGATTCGCCTGAACGACAGTCCGACCACCTCGACCAGACTCCCGATGCTCCGGCAAGTCTTTCAAAAATATCCGGGATCTTCCAGTGTGTCCCTCGTCATGGCCCTAGGAGGAACCCTGGAAGCGCAGACCTCGCCGCTCCCCAACGTCAAGATCACGCCCAGCGAGCACTTCGTCGCCGATATCGAGGAAGTCCTGGGCAAGGGCGCGATCACTTTGATAACCTAG
- a CDS encoding NnrS protein involved in response to NO: MNGGEDRMMHRVSESAGRQEPALFSYGFRPFFLGAALFAGLAVPAWIVMLAAVGNATILSAARDWHVHEMVFGFLPAVITGFLLTAVPNWTDRPPIKGRGLVLLFLLWLAGRLVMAIPLRLPLLSALVDGAFFVTVAGLVWRELAAGRSWSHAPVGVVISLYAGTNIFFHLLALNGAETDLAARMALALIMVLLTVIGGRLTPNFTREFLTGQGNGGRPAPFSRLDGASIACVVMAGTAWTAQPQAPLAGWLLVAAGLANLVRLTRWYGWLTWHEPLVLVLHLGYGWLSMALLILGGAILGIGLPKEDAVHALTTGAVGVMTLAVMTRASLGHTGRPRHAGPATVGIYVLVFLGALLRVFGPSTGLPMNLVLGSAAVGWSGAYLLFALMYGPFLLNPSLDE, from the coding sequence ATGAACGGGGGTGAAGACCGAATGATGCACAGGGTGAGCGAGAGCGCAGGTCGGCAGGAACCGGCCTTGTTTTCATATGGATTCCGACCGTTTTTTCTGGGAGCAGCGTTGTTTGCCGGGCTGGCGGTTCCTGCCTGGATCGTGATGTTGGCTGCAGTCGGGAACGCAACGATTCTGTCCGCCGCTCGTGACTGGCATGTGCATGAGATGGTCTTTGGCTTTCTTCCTGCTGTGATCACCGGCTTCCTGCTCACGGCAGTCCCCAACTGGACCGACCGTCCGCCGATCAAAGGACGTGGGCTGGTGCTGTTGTTTCTCTTGTGGCTGGCCGGACGCCTGGTCATGGCGATCCCGTTGCGCCTACCCCTTCTGTCCGCCCTCGTTGACGGAGCCTTTTTCGTGACGGTGGCCGGATTGGTCTGGCGAGAACTTGCTGCGGGGAGAAGCTGGAGTCATGCGCCGGTGGGGGTGGTGATCAGCCTCTATGCCGGCACAAACATTTTTTTTCATCTGCTGGCTTTGAACGGAGCGGAGACGGATCTTGCTGCACGAATGGCGCTTGCGCTGATCATGGTCTTATTGACGGTCATCGGGGGACGGCTCACGCCCAATTTCACGAGGGAGTTTCTGACGGGGCAGGGGAACGGAGGACGGCCTGCGCCGTTTTCGCGTCTCGATGGGGCGTCGATTGCATGTGTGGTCATGGCTGGTACGGCCTGGACCGCGCAGCCACAGGCCCCGCTTGCAGGCTGGTTGTTGGTCGCGGCCGGGCTCGCCAACCTTGTCCGCCTGACGCGCTGGTACGGATGGCTCACGTGGCATGAACCGTTGGTGCTGGTTCTTCATCTCGGCTACGGCTGGTTGAGCATGGCGTTGCTCATCTTGGGAGGCGCGATCCTCGGGATCGGGCTCCCGAAAGAAGATGCGGTGCATGCGCTTACGACGGGCGCCGTGGGTGTGATGACCTTGGCGGTGATGACTCGTGCGAGCCTCGGCCACACGGGCCGCCCTCGGCATGCGGGGCCTGCGACCGTCGGGATCTACGTGCTGGTCTTCCTCGGCGCACTGCTGCGGGTTTTCGGACCTTCTACCGGGCTCCCGATGAATCTCGTGCTCGGTTCGGCTGCGGTCGGCTGGAGCGGCGCTTACCTGTTGTTCGCCTTGATGTACGGACCGTTTCTTCTCAATCCCAGCCTCGACGAGTAA
- a CDS encoding GNAT family N-acetyltransferase: MHATFRPGIREDAQACGAIFYEAFKLIAEQHNFPVDFPQPETAIGLLTMLLAREDVYSVVAEMERGVVGSNFLWESDTIAGVGPITVDPAVQNGSIGRQLMERVMDRARAKHFVGVRLVQAAYHNRSLSLYSKLGFNAREPLSLMQGPSLQLQLSGYDVRPASARDLDACNQLCVHVHGHDRGRELFDATKQGHALVVEHGGSVTGYATYIGFFGHAVGRTNEELKALIGAVPVFQGPGFLLPTRNGELLRWCLDHGLRVSYPMTLMSQGLYQEPAGSFLPSILY, encoded by the coding sequence ATGCATGCGACGTTCCGTCCGGGTATACGCGAGGACGCGCAGGCCTGCGGCGCCATCTTCTATGAGGCCTTCAAGCTCATCGCCGAGCAGCACAATTTTCCGGTCGATTTCCCCCAGCCGGAGACGGCGATCGGCCTCCTTACGATGCTCTTGGCGCGGGAAGACGTATATTCGGTCGTCGCTGAAATGGAACGGGGCGTCGTCGGGAGCAACTTTCTCTGGGAAAGCGATACGATCGCCGGCGTGGGGCCGATCACGGTCGATCCGGCGGTGCAAAATGGTTCTATCGGGCGTCAATTGATGGAGCGTGTCATGGATCGCGCCCGCGCCAAACACTTTGTCGGTGTGCGGCTGGTTCAAGCCGCATACCACAACCGCTCGCTCTCACTCTACAGCAAGCTCGGTTTCAATGCGCGCGAACCGCTCTCGCTCATGCAAGGTCCCTCGTTACAGCTCCAATTGTCCGGCTATGACGTACGGCCGGCCAGTGCCCGCGACCTCGATGCCTGCAATCAGTTGTGTGTCCACGTGCACGGGCACGATCGGGGGCGGGAATTGTTCGATGCGACCAAGCAAGGACACGCCCTCGTGGTCGAACATGGCGGGAGCGTGACGGGCTACGCGACCTATATCGGATTTTTCGGGCATGCCGTCGGCCGGACCAACGAGGAGCTGAAGGCCTTGATCGGGGCGGTGCCGGTGTTTCAAGGTCCGGGGTTTTTGCTCCCCACGCGCAACGGCGAATTGCTCCGTTGGTGTCTCGACCATGGCCTCCGCGTCAGCTATCCGATGACCTTGATGAGCCAGGGGCTGTATCAGGAGCCAGCCGGCTCGTTTCTTCCGTCGATTCTCTACTGA
- a CDS encoding putative secreted protein: protein MSTADGAVIDSTQIFGSAPRSRAFNIVLLAEGFTVAQQAAFDTACAQFVTTFRNTQPFDELSPAINVFRVNVSSTDSGADDPVAAGGTGATARTYFDATFGGNNIRRLLICNSTTALQVAAAQIPEFTVVLVVVNSAIYGGSGGGIGTYSLAAGATEIAIHELGHTAFGLADEYPYYAGGNETGHDHHPAGEPSEPNVTTNSDRNTLKWRWAVAPTTAIPTMSNPNCAQVDDRTSPVPTGTVGLFEGAHYYHCGAFRPEYDCKMRALGVAFCRICRQVIWNRIGPLATLLARVRTPITVLARFPEHLDVFAVAADGRTMSNWWDQSTGWAGWFHVQGGISSPGGSGSPITAVARYAGHLDLFTVGTDNRVYSAWWDAGSGWHSWFPLGNLQCRPGSTVNALSRYSDHLDLFTTAADGRTMSTWWDARTGWANWFHVQGGVAAPGATVTAVARYPFHLDLFTVGTDRRVYSCWWDERSGWHSWFPLGTLQCRSDSTLTVVARFPDQLDLFTTAADGRIMSTWWNARSGWANWFQVSGGVASPGSPVTAIARYSNHLDLFTIGTDNRIYSTWWHEGQNWAGWFNVSGGVGKPGGHVAAISRVTEHIDLVTVGSDGVVYSTWWDGASGWAGWFALGVT from the coding sequence ATGTCTACTGCAGACGGCGCTGTCATCGATTCAACACAAATCTTCGGCTCGGCCCCTCGAAGCCGCGCTTTCAACATCGTCTTGTTGGCCGAAGGTTTTACGGTTGCTCAACAGGCCGCCTTCGATACTGCCTGCGCCCAGTTCGTCACCACGTTCCGCAACACTCAACCGTTCGATGAGTTAAGTCCGGCCATCAACGTTTTCAGGGTGAACGTCAGCTCGACCGACTCAGGCGCCGATGATCCGGTCGCTGCAGGCGGCACCGGCGCCACCGCCCGCACCTATTTTGACGCGACCTTCGGCGGAAATAACATCCGACGGTTGTTGATCTGCAACAGCACCACCGCGTTGCAGGTGGCCGCGGCTCAGATTCCGGAATTCACGGTCGTGTTGGTGGTCGTGAATTCCGCTATTTATGGCGGGAGCGGCGGCGGCATCGGCACCTATTCGCTGGCCGCCGGCGCCACTGAAATCGCCATCCATGAATTGGGCCATACGGCATTCGGGCTGGCGGACGAATATCCGTACTATGCCGGCGGCAATGAGACGGGCCATGATCACCATCCTGCCGGAGAGCCGTCCGAACCGAACGTCACGACAAATTCCGACCGCAACACCTTGAAATGGCGATGGGCGGTCGCACCGACGACCGCCATCCCGACGATGAGCAATCCGAATTGCGCCCAGGTGGATGACCGAACGAGTCCTGTTCCCACCGGCACCGTCGGATTGTTCGAGGGAGCACACTACTACCATTGCGGCGCGTTCCGGCCTGAATACGACTGTAAGATGCGCGCGCTCGGCGTCGCATTCTGCCGCATTTGCCGCCAAGTGATCTGGAATCGCATCGGTCCGTTGGCGACGCTGCTGGCGCGGGTCCGCACGCCGATTACCGTCCTGGCCCGCTTCCCCGAACATCTGGACGTTTTTGCCGTCGCCGCCGATGGACGCACAATGAGCAATTGGTGGGACCAGTCGACAGGCTGGGCCGGGTGGTTCCATGTGCAAGGCGGCATCAGTTCGCCTGGTGGCTCGGGATCGCCGATCACGGCAGTAGCCCGGTATGCCGGCCATCTGGATCTGTTTACCGTCGGGACGGACAACCGTGTCTACAGCGCCTGGTGGGATGCCGGGAGCGGATGGCATAGCTGGTTTCCTCTGGGGAACCTGCAGTGTCGTCCCGGGTCCACCGTCAATGCCCTATCGCGGTACAGCGACCACCTCGACCTATTTACGACCGCCGCCGACGGCCGGACCATGTCGACCTGGTGGGATGCTCGAACCGGTTGGGCAAATTGGTTTCATGTCCAGGGCGGCGTGGCTGCTCCCGGTGCGACCGTGACCGCCGTGGCGCGATACCCCTTCCATCTCGATCTTTTCACCGTCGGCACGGACCGTCGCGTGTACAGTTGTTGGTGGGACGAGCGCAGCGGATGGCATAGTTGGTTCCCGCTCGGCACCCTGCAATGCCGCTCCGATTCGACGCTCACGGTCGTGGCACGTTTCCCGGATCAACTCGACCTGTTCACCACGGCTGCCGACGGCCGCATCATGTCGACGTGGTGGAATGCGCGCAGCGGGTGGGCGAATTGGTTCCAGGTGTCCGGCGGCGTCGCATCGCCCGGTTCACCGGTGACGGCGATTGCGCGCTACTCGAACCACCTCGATCTGTTCACGATCGGGACCGACAATCGGATCTACAGTACCTGGTGGCATGAAGGGCAAAACTGGGCCGGTTGGTTCAACGTGTCAGGAGGAGTCGGAAAACCAGGCGGCCATGTGGCGGCAATCTCACGCGTCACCGAGCACATTGACCTCGTGACAGTCGGTTCGGACGGCGTGGTCTACAGTACCTGGTGGGACGGCGCATCGGGCTGGGCCGGATGGTTTGCGCTGGGCGTCACGTAA
- a CDS encoding Serine peptidase produces MAKRKSRTGTSGRKNPRPAVQGRATTEKPPSVEPSPPSAQTHDPKQTAGRGGQEKRLDENLVKTVIALPLLDKLNEETTRRMEDPSQPPVLYPVIIDLNLDYPKGRDAARDWVFTEIERLISQGGEKRGGQRADTKKSAFNRQYVFASLEGTVIRELVRRDGQAKAEIRDSAGVPRTARTIYQIWDDFPLKPLITSSVSTVKADAARVAFSALGNNIIWAVIDSGVQGDHPHFHAHKNLSGQVEEWHYDFTDGSDPSKTALVDGFGHGSHVAGIIAGEVLPTSKLSQGESHPDILAYSRVLNPDGDQTQREVGYEQIKVKSISGMASLCKLVSLKVLDKEGQGSVSNIIAALGHIQQINNNGRWIRIHGVNLSVGYPFDPEWFACGQSQLCVEVNRLVRSGVVVVVAAGNSGYGVLSTDFTGLRSAGIPLTINDPGNADLAITVGSTHRNMPHIYGVSYFSSKGPTGDGRLKPDLVAPGEKILSCAAGGMKEKITLKIEKDVTYLEDSGTSMAAPHVSGVIAAFLSVRREFIGQPERVKEIFLSTATDLRRERYFQGFGLVDLMRAIQSI; encoded by the coding sequence ATGGCGAAACGGAAATCTCGAACGGGGACGTCAGGGCGGAAGAACCCCCGCCCAGCGGTACAGGGTCGCGCAACGACTGAGAAGCCGCCGTCGGTTGAACCATCCCCACCGTCCGCCCAGACGCATGACCCCAAGCAGACTGCCGGCCGGGGCGGTCAGGAGAAGCGCCTCGACGAAAACCTGGTCAAGACGGTCATTGCGCTTCCGCTCCTCGACAAGCTGAACGAAGAAACCACACGGCGAATGGAGGATCCGTCTCAACCCCCGGTCCTCTATCCGGTGATCATTGATCTGAACCTTGATTATCCGAAAGGTCGTGATGCGGCGCGCGATTGGGTGTTCACGGAAATAGAGCGGCTCATCTCACAAGGTGGAGAGAAGCGGGGAGGGCAACGGGCCGATACAAAGAAAAGCGCCTTCAATAGGCAGTACGTCTTTGCTTCTCTCGAAGGGACCGTGATTCGCGAATTGGTTCGTCGAGACGGACAGGCCAAAGCGGAGATTCGTGATTCAGCCGGCGTCCCGCGGACGGCCCGCACGATCTACCAGATTTGGGACGACTTTCCGCTCAAGCCGCTGATCACGAGTTCCGTCAGCACGGTCAAGGCCGATGCGGCGAGGGTGGCGTTCTCTGCGTTGGGCAACAATATCATTTGGGCCGTGATCGATTCCGGAGTCCAAGGCGACCATCCGCATTTTCACGCGCACAAGAATCTCTCCGGCCAAGTCGAAGAATGGCACTACGATTTCACGGACGGGAGCGACCCGTCGAAGACCGCGCTGGTCGATGGATTCGGGCACGGGAGCCATGTCGCCGGCATCATTGCGGGCGAGGTGCTTCCTACGTCCAAACTTTCTCAGGGCGAGTCGCATCCCGATATTCTGGCCTATTCGCGAGTGCTCAATCCGGACGGCGACCAGACTCAGCGAGAGGTCGGCTACGAACAGATCAAGGTCAAATCCATTTCCGGCATGGCCTCCCTCTGTAAGCTGGTGAGCCTGAAGGTCTTGGACAAAGAAGGCCAAGGCAGCGTCAGCAACATCATCGCCGCGCTCGGCCATATCCAGCAGATCAACAACAACGGGCGGTGGATTCGCATTCACGGCGTGAATTTGAGCGTCGGGTACCCCTTCGATCCGGAATGGTTTGCCTGCGGGCAAAGCCAACTCTGTGTCGAGGTCAACCGCCTGGTCAGATCCGGCGTCGTCGTCGTGGTGGCAGCCGGGAATTCTGGCTATGGCGTCCTTTCGACTGACTTCACGGGGCTGCGTTCAGCCGGTATTCCTCTGACCATCAACGATCCGGGCAATGCAGACCTCGCGATTACCGTCGGCTCGACCCATCGGAATATGCCGCACATCTACGGGGTGTCGTACTTTTCGTCGAAGGGGCCGACTGGTGACGGCCGCCTGAAACCGGATCTGGTGGCGCCCGGTGAAAAGATCCTGTCCTGCGCGGCTGGCGGGATGAAGGAGAAGATCACACTGAAAATCGAGAAGGATGTCACGTACCTGGAAGATTCGGGGACGAGCATGGCGGCGCCCCATGTTTCCGGAGTCATCGCGGCATTCCTTTCCGTCCGTCGTGAGTTCATCGGTCAGCCTGAACGGGTCAAGGAGATTTTTCTCTCCACCGCGACCGATCTCCGCCGTGAACGGTATTTTCAGGGTTTCGGATTGGTGGATCTCATGCGTGCGATCCAATCCATCTAG